The sequence CCACAGGGTTACAGCATGTGAATGGTGGCCTAATAGTTAAGGTGCTTATCTTGCAAGTTTCTCAGTTTAATACCTAGCTTGTTGCATGTCTCAcctctcacttctttctaaaaaaaatacaagcaacTGAGGCATCCTCAAGAATGTAAATTAGACCAGctatttgtttttccagtgtttgttttatgttgttcttctccatatttctttatttactgtCATGGCAAACAGGGAAACTTGACGGCCGGTAAATCAAAAAGACGATGATCTGAATGTTCCTGGCAGCCTTTTAATGTTCATGTTGTTGGCGTCACAGATAGAAAAAGCATGTCCCCCGAGGAGGGCTGCCCTCTTTTACCACAACAGTTTGTTATGAAGGTGAAGGAGATGGGTGGGCTCAAAGAACGGGTGGATGTGAGGTAAAAGTTTACAGTGATGCATATCTTTAAACCAACTTTTTGCTCTAATGTGGATGAgttatttagcctttttctcAACTTTGGACAGTGAATCTGAGACCGGATCAGGCAGGGAGGAGACCCAcctcgcctctctgtcttcctagACTTCGCTTTATTTAAACTCTTGCCGGTGTGTAATCAGGCAGCAGGGAAGCCACAGTGATGACTGCAGACTTTAcatgtttctcttctctctttctttctccatgcAGTGCATGTCCTACCGGCCACCAAGGCCAAAGAAAGCCTGTGGAGCTTGTTTGAAGGTAAGTCGTCGTatttttagtgtgtgtctgagtgtgttagtgtatgtgtgtgtttgtggtggacTGGCACTGTATCGTCCTTGGCAGGCAAAAATAACCCAGCCCAAAGGATATACTACAGTGCCTTAAATAGCTCAGCATttcatgtactttttttttttccttcagattTTTGTGTGCAGTGAAGCAGTGGCACGAGGCTGCTGTGCTGGTggactaatgtgtgtgtgtgtacgtgtttgtgtgtttcagatgtgtACCTGTGTGCAGTGCTGATCTGCTCAGTGGGCctgttgtgcatgtgcatgttcaCGGTGACGGTAACCTGCCAGTACatacagaagaagcagagattAAAAGGTTAGCGGCAATGTCAAGATCACTCCCCACTGATAATCATCAACTGCACCAGTTGTTACGTTTCTAAATGTGTTATATCTTTGCAGATAATTACCACCTTGTTAAAAGCCCTCAGAACAGGTAAGATTTTAGGGCAatgcagcttcacatttaaataaaattctttTATAATTCctaataaccaaaaaaaaaaaaaaaaagcaaacaagcaatCAGGTGTTCTTTACTGCACTGAACCTCTTGTAATCTATTTTCACTTTAGCTCAGGAGAGACAGTTACCAGTGTGGTTAGTGTGTCTCCTGCACTGCCTCAGAAGGAGAGGAGGTACAGGAAGAAAAGGAGCAGAGACTATCAAGATGAGATACCACCAGAGATACCAGCCAAAGGTAAAGTTTTCTGTGGTCTTAAACATGTTGCAAAAGGTGAAAGGTTTTCTCAAAAGAAAGCAGATTATAATTCCTCTAAGTTGTAAttacatgtatttatattttacttattttccaTAAAGAACACCAGCAGAAACAGCATCGGTCCAAACTGAGGTTTACACTTGgttcattttgttctgtgtggCTTTCCAAACATGAAGACATGCTGGCATTAGAGGTCGACATCCACCGCTTCCACATATAAactctggagttatgaggatgtTTCCTGAAGTTGACTGGGAAAACTTTCTCACCCCTAACAAACCACAGCTTAGTCACACCAAGTCCACTTCTTAATTAGCATGTGGAGTGTAATGTATCATCGTTTTTAACTGAAAgcaaaagacttttttttaaaaagtcatagtgACTTTATTACCATCCTATCATCACACTGTATTGACATACTATTagcataaaaagtaaaaaaaaaaagtcaagctcATATCCCTgtaaaaaggcaaacatttctCACATGTCATTGTATGGCTGAAGCAAACCCGATGAAAcatgttaattaatgagctttggAAGCGCTGGAAAAGCCAGGCTAGCCATTTCCCTCTGTTGCCAGTCTTCATCTAAACTAAGTTAAGCTCACTGGTTTCAGTGGTATCATCTAACTTCAGGTCAGAAGGTGAATacgtgtatttcccaaaatgtccaactgTTCTTTTTAGTTTcaggccataaaaccaaaacaattaccTAAAAGAAGCCAAAACGCTGTAACAGCTGAGAGGAACTACAAGgttgggtgataattctttGTGGGCTCATCTATGGAGGCAACCCCTCTCATATGACACATAGTTTTCTAATCCAgggttaatataaaaatacatgtcCTATTATCCTCACAATTGTCTGGCTAAAGATGATGTGAAGGAGGGGAGCATCTGTTAAGTTTGTGGTTGTGATGGAGAGGTCTGGTTCTTGTtgtacacataaatatatacattatatttGATAAACACATCTCTGCAAAACCACTAACTTTTGTTTTGTCCCCACAGCTCCCATTGGAGACAAAACAAGGAAACCCAAACTTTTAAAACCACAGCCAAGGAAAGTTGTGTTGGTGAGCACCATCCATTCCTTTCCTTCATTGTTGTCAAGTAATCAGGAACCTACCGAGTAATCATTTTACCTGTTTTCATGCCTCTGTAACTTAAATGTACATGTAGTTTATTCCACTTTGGAGAAAACTTTTCTAATAGTACACATACATTTGTACCTTTAGCTTAAAACACGCAAGGAAAGCAAGGCATTCCTAGTGAGCGTGCCATTGTTGTTGTCTAAAATATACTGAAGAGCAGCCAACATGTGACAGCAATGCCTCCTGGCAAAAATACCAGACAGTGTCATAAAATGTGCCACATAACCCAGGTTTAATTTTCATAATTGTCACTGGAATAAAATGGCTCAGTGGCAACTTGGCATTTTAATGGCACCAAATTCTAAATGAAGTAATTGAATTTTGGCAGCCTCAACCCAGAAGTCCTGTAAGGTGATGTCTGCACGCATCCTGCTCACATTTACCAAACCGAAGCTGTAAATCagaagaaaaccaaagagaGTTTAGAAGTTTCGAAGTGTTCTTGTCAGTATTCATATCTGACACTGCAATGTCATTTGAGCAAACAGGATAAATCTACAGCATCTTCAGTCCTGTAATTAACTTAATGGAGCTCTGCATAAAAATCTATCCCAACCTTCCTTGTCCTTTTCTCACCACCAATACCACTTCCCTCCCTTCCCACTTCCCATTCCCCTTCACCTCCATCATTATTTtgctcttccctcctccctcctctgtctccacatCTCTAGCCAAGGATAGTGGAGGAGAATCTGACCTACGCAGAGTTGGATCTGGTGAAACCAATTCCAGAAACCAAGGCATCACGTAGCGGCACTGTGTACGCTCAGATACTGTTCGGAGAGCAGCAGctatgaaagaaacacaaacacacacacacataccactaGTAACTGTGTCTAATGTAAAAAGGGTTGTCTATTTATAGtctgtattgttttgtattCAGATGGTTTGTGAAGGACAAAATGTGTAACGTCTCAAAATTATAACAAAATTGTAGATATAATTTTATATGAACTTTGATATAACTTTCTTTTATGTGAGACCAAGGTGCAAAAGGGAAACGTTTTATATACTggtggtatttttcttttttgcacaCGTTTGTATCCTGTGTAGCTCAAACTGGGAACACAACAGAAGACTACAGTGCTGATTTACATCAGATTTATCCATCATCACAGTCAAAAGGGAGACTCAAGATTTGAATTTACAAGGCTAATCTGAGCCTGTCTGATTATATCTAACATGCTTTAGTCAATATTTGCAATGTGATGTCAGCAGAttattagcttagcttagcataaagagtggAAGTGTTGCGCTTCATATAATGATATAGCAACATACTGGTTCCTGTGATATCCTCTTTCGCATTTCTttaacacacacttaaacagtGAATTGTGGGAAACCCCATCGAGAGTAAGCAGATTTATGAACAAGAGACTAAATAAATTAGAGACATCCATTGTTATGAATGTGAACCACTGCATTTTCAAATGTGATTTACTTCTAGTGTGTTCCCAGCATTATCTGCCTCACAACATCTgtgttcagtctgtctgtttttgtgtgtcaggcTGCAGTTTATAATGACCACAACTCCACAGAGTTGATATTAAAGTAGCGATTAGCCCCCCGACCTCCCCCTCACAGGCAAGTATGTGAGACCATGCGAGCCCTTTCATCTGGTGCCAACATCAACTTAACAGGCTGttagtgacacacacatatgtatacatacatgcaaGGGTGGAGTTGCATTTAGGCTCAACACTCACTCCTCTAGGatcacacacaaaggcacatacTGCAAATCCAAAAAGCTGCAAACAATTGTGACACCTGATCCACAAACAGGGACAAACTAAGACCTGTGTTTGGGCTATTACACATTTATGTAAGTCACAGTTTACGTAAAATTTTAAGGTGATTTTGTTGCTTGAGATGAGATAAGAGCCAGAGGCCATATCGGCTGTAATCCAACATACCTTTGCTACGGTCTCCTTGCTTTCTCACTTTCCATGAATCTTAGCGTGAAAGTGCTTAGGACTCTTTTTCCATTTAATGATCCTCTGGATTCAGGCAtggaaaaagcaaaggagagttttttaaacagtgaacTTGAAACCCAGACACAAAGGCACCGGATCCCTCCCTTCCCCCAAGACTTCCACTATCTTATGTGGAGCTACCCATGCAGATGGAGCCCTACCAGTGAAGAAGTCGCACTTTCTTCAGCATTCTTGCCTAAGTCCCTCTGAAATCCACCTTCAAGTGGTGTTTTGCCCTGTTTTCAGTTGTCAAACATCAGCTAAACTTGCAAATAATGTGGTAGTTTGAGAGCGTATATAGTCACTCGAGTAAAATAATTTGACTCCTATGTAGAACATTTAAGAATGAACTTATATGTGGTATTTGCTTCAGAGTTACTTAACCAATTTCTAAGAAAGTAGGTATCAACTATGGTTATCTAGCTCACAGCTAATCTGCACATAAAATTCAGTGGATCTGTCTTTTGGTTCCGTCTCCTGTCACCAAAAAGACAGATTATCCTTGTCTTTTTGATATAGAGATGTATGATTGTAGCCTCAATCAGTCGTTGTAGCACAAAGGCTGACGAACAATACAGCTGCCTGTCACTTGAAGAAGCCCAACAAATGCAATACAGGACAAAGTTTTCCATCTGCCACTGCAAATTTATAACAAAATCCTACAGCAAGCTTGCAGCTTTTGCCTTGGACATTTTTCCTTCCCCTCACTGTGTATATCATATGCCACTGTTGACCTCTGCATCTGTTAGCATTCCAATTTTCCATTGTTGTCCtcttctgttcatttcagtTGCACAGTGTGCATTATCCCTAtataaaatgactgaaagtGACCTTTCAGTGGTGGGTAGGAGTGTCTTAAAAATGCCCTTAAACTGTGAAATGTAAAGTTTCTTCCAGACCACACTGTCCTTAATGGGAGTCCTCTAACTAGAACCATGTGTGAATGGTGCCTCtgctctcttgttctctctgttcctctctctctctctctctctctctctctctctctctctctctctctctgcctacCACTGACCTCTGCATTCATCAACATTCCCGCTTTTCTGCGCTTGTTCATTTTGTACATTTCAGTAAGTGAAATAAATATGCTGTAAAAGTGGATGTAAGCAGCATGCTGCCAGAAAGCTGTTCCTAGCCATGCTAGCCGCGTGGTTCTTTGGATGAAAATATTCCATTGCTgtggtccaggctgaaatattgtgtgtatatatattacAGTAACATAGCTGGGCTCCTACTTGTCCTATGCCCTGTTAACTCCATGAAAGAAGTATGGTCCTAGTTCAACCACTAAACATATCTGACtgatatatatatcatatttgCACTCAGGGCCCGTAACCCAACAGCAGAAGATCCTACAAAACTGTGATCCTCAAGCTTCCACATGCTATTAATATGTACTGATTGTTAGGAGGATCTATGCTGTGATTCAGCTCAGATCTCCCAGTCCTAGTTGGTTTTCTCCTCCATGTTGGCATAAAAAGTAGACGTGAGAGGGGTGCATCTAGGAGCCTGGATGGGTGTCAGCTAGTCTTGTGGCAGGGGAGGCGCAGTaatgagagagggggagattTAAATGTTGGGTTTAGTTTACTCGCAGCCTCCAAATTATTTtcgaaaggaaaagagaggggaaagCTCCCTGTGTGCGTAAGACAAAAACGAACCCCAGAGATTTTACAAAACTGTCTCacccacaaagaaaacacaggtcAGTAGGTAACTTGATTTTGGGGGAAGTGGTACAAAAGCAACAAATTATAATAAGTAAAGTAAATAGAATTCTGATTGTTGGGTGGGATTGTTTAAAAGGAAagaggtgaaaggaggaaaagatggTTTAAAAGGAGAAATTCCCCCTTTGTGTGGGGAAAAGAAAGGCAGATAGACTCTTTGGTGTGGGATGAATTGATGCTAGTTGCTTGTCTGAGCACAAAGCAGCAGACTTTGCAGACGCTTCCTCAAAAAGAAACAACTGATGTCACCAGcaaaacagccaaacaaaacctattgttagagctgaaatccttgtgtgtgtgtgtgtgtgtgtgcatgccatCATGTCAGTCCATAGAAAATACAATGCATAGTAAACACACAGTCTACAACCATCATATCCT comes from Toxotes jaculatrix isolate fToxJac2 chromosome 21, fToxJac2.pri, whole genome shotgun sequence and encodes:
- the vstm4b gene encoding V-set and transmembrane domain-containing protein 4 is translated as MKISSVVFALLTRALFGDLCLAINVTITPSPFTVAQEGQNITLSCVVSQRRRNTALPVVKWTFLPAGTDRLEDELLIARVNMRKARFYGNYTKSFPWPKLKLTVVKQGKIFDLLILNVSEGDRGLYMCRVQEFKKHQDRWKASSNSTAATELRVHVLPATKAKESLWSLFEDVYLCAVLICSVGLLCMCMFTVTVTCQYIQKKQRLKDNYHLVKSPQNSSGETVTSVVSVSPALPQKERRYRKKRSRDYQDEIPPEIPAKAPIGDKTRKPKLLKPQPRKVVLPRIVEENLTYAELDLVKPIPETKASRSGTVYAQILFGEQQL